AGAGTTGCATTTTATGGAGGTTGACGCGTTAATCGCGTTGGCTGGGGCGCCTGTGGAGTTTCGGAGGCTTGCCCATTGAGTTTAGAGGCGCTTGCCGCGAAATATATTGGTTCAGCCGAGAAGGTTTTAGGGGAACTAAAACGCAACCCAACCCCAATAACAATAACGGAAGATGCTGTCGCGACGGTTCTTCGTTGGTGCAGAGATTATTTGGAGGATGCAAAGTATTATAAGGCGCAGGGTAAGCTTGAAACCAGCTTAACCAGTGTAGCTTACTGCGAAGGGCTACTAGATGCACTTCGACTGCTAGGTGCGGTGACGTTTGAATGGCCAACCAAACAAGAAAAACCCGAGCCAAAGTTGTCTTAGCCTCAGGCGTATTTGACCTGCTCCATCTGGGGCATGTACGGTTTTTAGAGGAAGCCAAACTTGCAGGCGGTCCCGACGCGCGGCTTGTCGTCATCGTTGCTAAAGACAGCACTGTGGAGAAGACAAAGGGAAAAAAACCCATACTCTCCGAGGGGCAACGGTGTGCGGTGGTTGCGGCGCTGCGAGTTGTGGATGAAGCGTTGGTGGGCTATGAAGGGCTCGACATCGGCGAAGTTATTGAAAAAATCAAACCTGACGTCATCGCGTTGGGCTATGACCAAGAGGCGATGGAGCGGGAAGTGGCGGCGTATGTGGCTTCGCATAAATTGCCTGTGAATATTGTTAGAATTGGCAAATTTGGAGAGAACTCTTTAGATAGCTCGACGAAGATTAAACAGAAAATACTCGACCGACTCTCTAAGTGAGTGGTTATCCGCCATGAACTGCACCAAATACAAACCCACCTACATACTCATCGCCATAAACATCGCTATCTACATTTATGGAGCCATCGTAGGAGGCGACGCATTCACCACAGGCGACAACGTCGTGTACATGTGGGGGCAAGTGAACCTGTTTATCTTTCAAGGTGCATATTGGCAACTCATCAGCTCCATATTCATCCATGCCTCCATCTTCCACTTAGCAGGTAACATGCTGTTCCTCTTAATCTTCGGATTACGGGCAGAAGAAATGTTTAGCCTACCCGAGTATCTCTTAATCTATTTAGCAGGCGGCTTAGTAGGCAACCTGCTATCGTTGATGTTTGGCCCCTATTTCATTTCCGTGGGGGCATCGGGCGCCATATTCTCAATTTTCGGCGCAGTCGTCATCTATAACCGCCGAGCCGTACGACAATCCATCTTAGGCGCATTAGTATACGCGTTTTTCCTGTTCTTCCTAAACGTTGGTGAAGGCACCAACCTCGTTGCACACCTTGGCGGACTCGCATTTGGCTTGCTGATAGGCTACTGGATAGCTTCAAAACGTAAACAAGCAGAACAATACCAAACTCAATACACGTATTCGACGACGGCAACGCCGTTTTAGTTGGACTGCGTGTAAACCTCAACTTTCACTTTATGCCCATCTTTCAAGTTAAGATGCTTGCGTAAACAAACGGGCGCGATGAGTTCAAGCACCGAAGCATCATAGTGGCTACGCATCGCCGTCACCAAGGCACCCTTAACTTTGTTGTCAATCAGGGCGGGAAAACATTTGACGAGGCCGAAGGTGCGGTCTTCGTTTTGGAAGCCTTTGACCTCGATACCGGGGTAGGCGTCGAGTTCCGTGCGGGTTTTGATGTCATAGTCCGCGGTTAATTTGAGGTTGAGGGTACCGGGGTAGGGTTCGAAGCCGAGTTTTTCCACGATTTGCTTGCGGTAATCGGTTTTGCCCACATAGTAGGCGCCTTCACCTAAACCCGTGAAGACTGTGCCTTCTACCGTGACGGAGGGCGGGTAGGATTTTTCGATGAGAACTTTGAGGTTGCTGTAGAGTTTTTGGATTTCTTTGGTGCCCTGCTCCTCGATTTTGATTAAGCCGCCATCGGGGGTGATGTCTCGTTGAATCCAGCCTTTGCGTTCTAACTCGATGAGGTAGCGAGATGCGGTCTGCTGGGATATGCCGAGTTTCTTAGCTAAATATTCTGTAGAAACCTTGGCGCTTCGCCGATAGGCGCCCAACTCGGCAAGTTTTATGAGCATATAGAGGTGCTGCCACTGTTGCTTTTCCGTCAAAGGGTGATTCTCCGATGATTTAGAAATATAGCGCTGAATATTTAAGCGGCTCGGGGACAAACTCGTAAGTTTAAAACAAAACAGACTCCTTTACAGAAAGCCCAGCATAAGTCAAGGTTTCTTGACGAATAATTTTTTATCGTAAACCGCCTAAATCACAAGCATGAGCAAATTCAACAAACGGCTAACATTTATTCTGATTCTCTCACCATTGCTATTTTTGTCCTTTTCAAATTCAATGCAATTTGCTGTGAGTCAAACAACCGGATACAAAGCCATTGTACATATAACTTCTCCAGTTCAAGACCAGATTTACCGAACAAATAATATACTTGTGAATTTTACCTGTGACACAAACATTCCCGAATCAGAAATCTATTCTTTTATGTTCGCTGGCAATATTGATGGACAAGTAGGCTATCATGGTGGAGACCGCCTCTGGTTAGGTACTTTTCAGAAACCCCTTAGTAGTTTCTATAGCATTCCCGTTAACGTGTCTGAGGGCACTCATTTGCTTTGGGTACAAGTGAGCATTGGAATCAGTGAAATGGATTCAGGTGTTGCCTATCCTAGTGGCGTTATTGTGGAGGATTTGTCTCAAATCGTCAGTTTCACAGTAGACACAGGGGCAGGCACTCCAAATCCAGCAGTTACCCCTACGCCGCAACCCACAAACTCAGCCGCCTCAAACACAGAACCAACCGCTACACCTACCGTTCCAGAATCCTCATGGGTGGCAATAGCGGCTTTACTTGTGTCTGTGCTCTGTGTTGAGATAATATTTAGGCATCGAAAACACTAATTGAGAACAATGACCTTTTTGGGCTCGATATAACTAACTATTCTTTAGGGGTAATCCTCAAGCTGGGACAGCATGAACGTTTTTGATGCGATGGGCAAGTATTGGGCAGAAATCGCCGACGCCAACCAGACCCCACGCCAAATCAGCTTCCTCAAAACCCACCTACCAAGCGGCGGCTACGTGCTCGACCTCGCCTGCGGCACAGGACGCCACATGACGCCGCTTATGAAAGCGGGGTTTGGTTTAGTGGGGCTCGATGTTTCTGGCAAACTGCTGCGTCTTGCCAAACAGAGGGATAAGTCGGTGCAGGTGGTCTGCGGCGATTTGCGGTATCTGCCTTTCAAAAAGGACACGTTTGGGGCTGCGGTGAGCATGGATACGAGCATTGGCTATCTGCCATCGGTGAAGGATGATGTAGGGGTGTTAGTTGAAGCTCATCGAGTACTAAAAGAGGGAGGCGTGTTGGCGGTTGATGTTTTCAACAAAAGCCACCTCACAGCGAAATACAAAGGTAAACCTGCAGCGACTAAAAGATTGCAATATCCCAATTTCACTCTGGAGCAAACAAGAACAGTGAGCGAGGACGGCGTTTGGCTTTGTGATTTGTGGACAGTGCAGGGCAAGACAGGAGAAGCCAGGACGTTTGAGCATAGGGTGCGGCTATATGAGCAGGAGGCGCTAAAGATGCTGCTTGTTGCGGCGCGTTTTGGTTCCCAACAGTTTTTCGGCAACTATGACGGTCAAGCGTTTGGGGCGGATTCGCCGAGACTCATCGTTGTTGCCGCCGCTGCCAAGTGATGCCTGCTAAAGCATTTTTAGGCGTGTATGATGCTTTCTACCGCATAACAGTTATAAGCGTCAACTAAAAGACATCAAAACACAGAATGTGAGAAGCATGAACGCTTGGAAGCTTCACTTTTCGATGGTTGCTACCTTAGCAGCGATTTTTGGGTTAACTACGTTAGTTTTCGCGGTTGTACTAACTTGGGCGGGTCTTGGGCTAAGCTTAGCCATGATTGGCCTTTTAGTGGTCGGGCTAAACATTGCCCAGTGGCTCCTCTCGCCTTACCTCGTCGGAGCCATCTACCGCGCCAAAGCGTTGCCTGAAAACGAGAACCCCAAACTCCACCAAGTCGTAGCGGACCTTAGCAAGAAAAGCGGCATCTCCAAACCCCAACTTATGCTCTCCAAACTAACCATACCCAACGCATTCGCTTATGGGTCTCCTTTAACGGGTAGCCGCGTCGCCGTAACCGAGGGACTAATCAAAAACCTTGACGACGGCGAAGTTGAAGCAGTACTGGGTCACGAGTTGGGTCACCTAAAACACCGCGATGTCCAAGTCATGATGGTTGTTTCCTTTTTGCCCGCCCTGTTCTACTATATTGGTTACTCCATGATGCTGTCGGGAATGTTTGGCGGCGGCAACCAACGTGAAGGCGGCCAAGGTGGCGGTAACGCCCTAATCGGCATTGCTTTCATGGCTTTCTCATGGATTCTAACCTTATTCACGCTCTACCTTAGCCGACTCCGCGAATACTACGCCGATCGCCACAGCGCATCCATTGTCGATAACGGCGCCGAAAAACTCTCCACTGGCCTTGTCACCATCGTGGAGCAAAGCAAGCGCAGCGGTAGACCTACACGAGAGCAAGCCCAAAACAACAACGCCTTCAAAGCGCTCTTCATCTCGGACCCAGACCGCGCAAACGTCGACGCAGAAGAACTCCACGCCAACAACATCACCAACAAATACGACCTACTCAGAGAAACACTTGCCCAAAAACCCAGTGGCGCAGAGAAATTCGTAGAAATCTTCTCCACCCACCCCAACATCATAAAGCGGCTGCGGGCGCTACAGGAACTTCGCGAAAACCCACGCGGGTACTAAAGCAAAGAATCCGCATCAGTGAGGAAAGGATTTACTTTCTTTTCTTGCCCAATCACTGTGGCTTCGCCATGACCGGGGTACACCAGTAGGTTGTCGGGCAATTGTTTGATTTTTTCCAGCGACTGCCGCATGTCACGCATGGATCCGCCTTCAAAGTCCGTTCTGCCTATGCTTCCAGCAAAAAGCGTATCCCCAGTAAAAACAACTTTCTCGCCCACAAGACAGATGCTTCCTCGGCTGTGACCGGGGGTATGCAGAATGTTTAGGGGTTCGGAACCGAAGACGATTTGGTCGTGTTCCTCTAAAAGGACGTTATCGGGGTTTCCGAAACGAGAGATGCTCTCGATGTATGAGGCGTCAAAGGAGTGGATACAGATGGGCACGCTGTATTTTCTTTTGAAGAGGTCATCGCCTTTGATGTGGTCATCGTGTCCATGAGTGTTTATGATGAATTTTATGGTTAAACCGTTTTTTTCGATGTAATTTACGATGGCTGTGGCTTCATGCACAAAATCTAAGCCGGGGTCGATTATGACGGCTTCTTTGGTTTGGGCGTCACTTGCAACATAACAGTTAGTGTAGAGCATACCTACGGGGAAGGTTTCAACTATCATAGCAACCAAAAGAAAATACCCACAAAGATAAACTAAATGTTTTTGCTTCCAAACGCTAAAAACATCATCAAAGACTTTTGAACTAAAAAATCAGTGATCCTCGATTATGTGCCTGTGACCTGAAGAAAGCCAGTGAGTTTAATGGTGCTTCCGCATTTGCCGCAACTGATGACTAATTCTGAAAGTTCATCGTTAACTACTTGGGTGTCAAGGATTTGGTAGGTTTCTTCTGACGAGTCATCGGGCGAAATTGACGTTCCACATTTTGGGCATGGGAAAGAACCGTCACCTTCAACACTCGATAGGTCAATCTTGTATTCCTTTTCTTTGTCCAGTTTTTTCATCATCATGGGTTCTTCCTCTAATTTCAATTATAGTTTTGTTAATTAAACAATTATGAATCTCTAGTCAGTAACGAAGTCTTTAAAAAGCTGTCCCAAAAAAAGGAAAAAAAAGATTTTGAATTTAGCATTTTCAAGTCAAGCCTTGTTCTCTTTTTCGAACTGTTCAGGAGAAATATAGTCGCCGTATTTAGCTTGAGCAGCCAGTAGCCGTTCGCGTTGCATGTATAGTAATCCGAAGAGTTCCAGAGGGTTGTCAGTGACGTTTTCTTGGTAGAATTTGGAGACGCGTTCGATTTTGGAGAGGTTTTCGGGGACGCGGATGGTGAATTGTTTGTTGTAGTCTGCTTTTTCGTAGCTTCGACCCAGTACTTCTTTGAAGAGTTTCTTGAGGTCTTCATATTTGGGTATGTAGCCTGTGGGGGTGGGGATAGCTTCGACTTCGTTGTGCACTCGGAGTTCCATCCACTTTACCCAGACATGTTTGTCTCTGGGGGTGTTGAGGTATTTGCCAGTTTCGATGTCACGAAGGAAGTAGTTCACGCCGAAGACGATGGGTTGCTTTTGGAGTTTTTTACCGAAGTTTAGGTTATTCTGCACGTTTCGACCCATGGGGATGCTGATGAAGTCCTGTATGCTCATCATGTTAATTTCGGGGACACCTTCTTTGCCGACGGTTGCAAAAGTGGTTTCAGTCTCCAATGAAGCACCGTAAGCGATGATACCGTGCTCCCAGCTAAAACTCTGTTGAACAGGCACGTAGGCTTTTGCGTCTCGACCGCCATACATGATGCCGCCTAACTCGACTCCGTTGGGGTTGTTGAGTTCAGGGTCAACGTTTTCTAGGGCTGTTAATGCCACGGCGTAGCGGGCGTTTTTGTGAGCTGCTGGGATGTCGTTGCCGTTTTCGTCTTTTTTGCCTTCAAACCATGTACCAGTGTAGTTGATGCCGTCTTTGGGTAATTCCTGCCCCATACCAAGCCAGTAGGGCTTGCCGTCTTTCACTAAGATGTTGCTAAATACGATTTCGCCAGGGGTTGTGAGTACCTTCCAGATGAGAGCGTCATCTTTGGGGTTGACATCTTGGATAATGCCAAAGATGCCTGATTCCACGTTAACGGCGCGGGCGACAGAGTCGATGTCGCGGATGTAGGCGATGTCGTCACCTAAGATTTTTTCACCCGGCAACATAGCTGTGGATGTTTTGCCGCATGCACTTGGGAAGGCACCTGCAAAGTAGGTTTTGCGTCCACCAGGACCAAACACGCCCATAAGCAGCATGTGCTCAGCTAACCAGCCTTCACTGCTGGCTTTGCGGATGGCTAAACGGAAGGCAAGTTTCTTGAAACCCACCGAGTTGCCAGCGTACTGGGTGTTGACGCTGTAGATAGTGTTATCCATGTGGTCGATGTAGATGCGTTTTTTAGCGTAATCTTCGCTGACCATGTCACTGGTGAGTTTCCCCGCGGAATGAACCACACGCAGAAAATCTGTTTTTGGTCCAGCTTTAACGAATTGTTCAAACCCTGCCCTGTAGAGTAGCGATTCAGTGTGGGCAACATACCATGAATCGGTGGCTTGTAAACCTAATATCGTGAAAACCGAGTCGGGGGGTCCAAGAGAAATGAAGCGAAGAATCATGGTTCTGCCTGCCATGGAGTTTCGCAGCAACCCTCGAACTTCTACGAGACCCTCTTGGCGGTCAATCTGGTTAAGCGCCTTGCTCAACGTTAAGCCTTTGGGTACGAGGTATTTGGTGGCTTGGCGGTCGCGTCCTTGGTCTTGTTCGCCGTCGAAGTGAAGAGTGTGTCCCTGTAGGGTTAGGGTGGCTTGTTCTTCTCCGGAGGCGATAGCTTGTTTGCGGACGTAGGCTATGTCTTCGGCGGAGTCGCTGCATATGAAGATTTTTTCGGGGTGACAAAGATCGCTTTCTTTGGCGATGAATTCGTGTACGTTGGGGTTGTCGATTTTTTGAAGTTTTTTAAAATCGGCTTCGGTTAGTTTAGGTTGGAGTGCTTCAAGATAGGGATTCATTATTGCCATGTATTTTTCACCATTAAATTCTTGAAATTAAGTCTAGGCTTCCTTTTTGTAACTTGCATTAGTAAATGATAAACCTTGTGCAAAGAAAAGAAATGTGGAGAATTGTA
The DNA window shown above is from Candidatus Bathyarchaeota archaeon and carries:
- a CDS encoding DUF357 domain-containing protein produces the protein MSLEALAAKYIGSAEKVLGELKRNPTPITITEDAVATVLRWCRDYLEDAKYYKAQGKLETSLTSVAYCEGLLDALRLLGAVTFEWPTKQEKPEPKLS
- a CDS encoding FAD synthase, which gives rise to MANQTRKTRAKVVLASGVFDLLHLGHVRFLEEAKLAGGPDARLVVIVAKDSTVEKTKGKKPILSEGQRCAVVAALRVVDEALVGYEGLDIGEVIEKIKPDVIALGYDQEAMEREVAAYVASHKLPVNIVRIGKFGENSLDSSTKIKQKILDRLSK
- a CDS encoding rhomboid family intramembrane serine protease gives rise to the protein MNCTKYKPTYILIAINIAIYIYGAIVGGDAFTTGDNVVYMWGQVNLFIFQGAYWQLISSIFIHASIFHLAGNMLFLLIFGLRAEEMFSLPEYLLIYLAGGLVGNLLSLMFGPYFISVGASGAIFSIFGAVVIYNRRAVRQSILGALVYAFFLFFLNVGEGTNLVAHLGGLAFGLLIGYWIASKRKQAEQYQTQYTYSTTATPF
- a CDS encoding CTP-dependent riboflavin kinase, producing the protein MTEKQQWQHLYMLIKLAELGAYRRSAKVSTEYLAKKLGISQQTASRYLIELERKGWIQRDITPDGGLIKIEEQGTKEIQKLYSNLKVLIEKSYPPSVTVEGTVFTGLGEGAYYVGKTDYRKQIVEKLGFEPYPGTLNLKLTADYDIKTRTELDAYPGIEVKGFQNEDRTFGLVKCFPALIDNKVKGALVTAMRSHYDASVLELIAPVCLRKHLNLKDGHKVKVEVYTQSN
- a CDS encoding class I SAM-dependent methyltransferase, giving the protein MNVFDAMGKYWAEIADANQTPRQISFLKTHLPSGGYVLDLACGTGRHMTPLMKAGFGLVGLDVSGKLLRLAKQRDKSVQVVCGDLRYLPFKKDTFGAAVSMDTSIGYLPSVKDDVGVLVEAHRVLKEGGVLAVDVFNKSHLTAKYKGKPAATKRLQYPNFTLEQTRTVSEDGVWLCDLWTVQGKTGEARTFEHRVRLYEQEALKMLLVAARFGSQQFFGNYDGQAFGADSPRLIVVAAAAK
- a CDS encoding zinc metalloprotease HtpX, with the translated sequence MNAWKLHFSMVATLAAIFGLTTLVFAVVLTWAGLGLSLAMIGLLVVGLNIAQWLLSPYLVGAIYRAKALPENENPKLHQVVADLSKKSGISKPQLMLSKLTIPNAFAYGSPLTGSRVAVTEGLIKNLDDGEVEAVLGHELGHLKHRDVQVMMVVSFLPALFYYIGYSMMLSGMFGGGNQREGGQGGGNALIGIAFMAFSWILTLFTLYLSRLREYYADRHSASIVDNGAEKLSTGLVTIVEQSKRSGRPTREQAQNNNAFKALFISDPDRANVDAEELHANNITNKYDLLRETLAQKPSGAEKFVEIFSTHPNIIKRLRALQELRENPRGY
- a CDS encoding MBL fold metallo-hydrolase, producing MIVETFPVGMLYTNCYVASDAQTKEAVIIDPGLDFVHEATAIVNYIEKNGLTIKFIINTHGHDDHIKGDDLFKRKYSVPICIHSFDASYIESISRFGNPDNVLLEEHDQIVFGSEPLNILHTPGHSRGSICLVGEKVVFTGDTLFAGSIGRTDFEGGSMRDMRQSLEKIKQLPDNLLVYPGHGEATVIGQEKKVNPFLTDADSLL
- a CDS encoding phosphoenolpyruvate carboxykinase (GTP) — translated: MNPYLEALQPKLTEADFKKLQKIDNPNVHEFIAKESDLCHPEKIFICSDSAEDIAYVRKQAIASGEEQATLTLQGHTLHFDGEQDQGRDRQATKYLVPKGLTLSKALNQIDRQEGLVEVRGLLRNSMAGRTMILRFISLGPPDSVFTILGLQATDSWYVAHTESLLYRAGFEQFVKAGPKTDFLRVVHSAGKLTSDMVSEDYAKKRIYIDHMDNTIYSVNTQYAGNSVGFKKLAFRLAIRKASSEGWLAEHMLLMGVFGPGGRKTYFAGAFPSACGKTSTAMLPGEKILGDDIAYIRDIDSVARAVNVESGIFGIIQDVNPKDDALIWKVLTTPGEIVFSNILVKDGKPYWLGMGQELPKDGINYTGTWFEGKKDENGNDIPAAHKNARYAVALTALENVDPELNNPNGVELGGIMYGGRDAKAYVPVQQSFSWEHGIIAYGASLETETTFATVGKEGVPEINMMSIQDFISIPMGRNVQNNLNFGKKLQKQPIVFGVNYFLRDIETGKYLNTPRDKHVWVKWMELRVHNEVEAIPTPTGYIPKYEDLKKLFKEVLGRSYEKADYNKQFTIRVPENLSKIERVSKFYQENVTDNPLELFGLLYMQRERLLAAQAKYGDYISPEQFEKENKA